From the Leucobacter denitrificans genome, one window contains:
- a CDS encoding peptidoglycan D,D-transpeptidase FtsI family protein: MLWQTLRGARGRNIVFFLIVLIAAAAFAIRLIDVQVVNAATLNAASKDKRAVPITISSVRGDIVDRNGEILATTDERFDVQLSPKNAQLNGAKFTRADTERGVGTVTVTTEEAYAEIGEITGQTGDEIKKIVDDALEINEKSDFAYVKRGVDLTQLQQLKRLQIPWLTFESQHERVYPNGAVGGNIVGFAGEDESTGAGVELSQNECLTGVDGAETYERGADGVQLPGSVVQTKKVENGGTIHLTLDLDLQWQAQQVINQKVQEVGAEYGYLVVMDVKTGELLAVAEDDSVDPNDPGASDSSRWSARSFTWPYEPGSTYKAITAAALVEEGKATPNTTVSTPYSWQPEGGVSFSDSFQHPTMDWTLTGILVHSSNVGISMLGSRLSAEQRYDYFTKFGLGQSTNAGMPLEDAGLLHAPENWDAQTNYVTMFGQGLSSTIVQTASVYQTFANKGVRVPPTVVKSCIKEDGTESAPDHGESVRVISESTAATMLDMLETSAGEGFLNQYSTIPGYRIGGKTGTAEQSDGAGGYRGDYVYSFAGILPVDDPQYVIVASVGFPSTGNGGQAAVSAFHDAAEATIRTFHLPPSSGSYVKLPTGDEL; the protein is encoded by the coding sequence GTGTTGTGGCAAACCCTGCGCGGGGCGAGAGGACGAAACATCGTCTTCTTCCTCATTGTGCTCATTGCAGCCGCAGCATTCGCGATTCGCTTGATCGACGTGCAAGTCGTGAACGCAGCAACACTCAATGCGGCATCGAAAGACAAGCGTGCAGTGCCCATTACGATCTCGAGCGTGCGCGGCGACATTGTCGACCGGAATGGCGAGATTCTTGCTACGACGGACGAGCGTTTCGACGTGCAACTCTCGCCGAAGAATGCCCAACTGAACGGCGCAAAGTTCACGCGAGCCGATACCGAACGCGGGGTCGGCACTGTGACTGTCACGACGGAAGAAGCGTACGCAGAAATTGGCGAGATCACCGGTCAAACGGGTGACGAAATCAAGAAGATTGTCGACGATGCGCTCGAGATTAACGAAAAGTCTGATTTTGCTTATGTGAAGCGAGGCGTCGACCTCACGCAACTGCAACAGCTCAAGCGGCTACAGATCCCTTGGCTCACGTTTGAGAGCCAGCACGAACGGGTGTATCCAAACGGGGCAGTCGGTGGCAATATCGTCGGGTTCGCTGGCGAAGACGAGAGCACCGGCGCCGGAGTCGAACTTTCGCAAAATGAGTGCCTCACCGGTGTCGACGGCGCGGAAACATATGAGCGCGGTGCAGACGGCGTGCAACTACCGGGCAGCGTCGTGCAGACCAAGAAGGTTGAGAACGGTGGCACGATCCACCTCACGCTCGATCTCGATCTGCAGTGGCAAGCACAGCAAGTAATTAATCAAAAGGTGCAAGAGGTTGGTGCCGAATACGGGTATCTCGTCGTGATGGACGTAAAGACGGGCGAATTGCTTGCCGTTGCCGAAGACGATTCGGTGGATCCCAACGACCCAGGCGCATCTGACAGCTCAAGGTGGAGCGCTCGGTCGTTCACCTGGCCCTACGAACCCGGGTCAACATACAAGGCGATTACTGCTGCGGCACTCGTTGAAGAGGGGAAAGCGACTCCAAATACGACAGTCTCGACTCCCTACAGCTGGCAGCCCGAGGGCGGCGTTTCGTTTAGTGACTCGTTCCAGCACCCAACTATGGACTGGACGCTCACGGGTATTCTCGTGCACTCATCGAACGTAGGTATTTCGATGCTCGGGTCGAGGCTCAGTGCCGAGCAACGCTATGACTACTTCACGAAGTTCGGTCTTGGTCAATCCACGAATGCGGGTATGCCGCTTGAGGATGCGGGGCTGCTGCACGCTCCGGAAAACTGGGATGCGCAGACGAACTATGTGACGATGTTTGGACAGGGTCTCTCGTCAACGATTGTGCAAACCGCGAGTGTGTACCAAACCTTTGCGAACAAGGGGGTGCGCGTGCCCCCGACAGTCGTCAAGAGTTGCATCAAAGAGGATGGCACAGAGTCGGCGCCTGATCACGGCGAAAGCGTACGCGTGATCTCGGAGTCAACTGCTGCGACAATGCTCGACATGCTCGAAACGAGTGCGGGCGAGGGATTCCTCAACCAGTACAGCACAATTCCGGGTTACCGCATCGGCGGTAAGACCGGCACTGCGGAACAGTCTGATGGGGCCGGCGGGTACCGGGGCGACTACGTGTACAGTTTCGCGGGCATCTTGCCCGTTGATGATCCACAGTATGTGATTGTTGCGTCAGTGGGGTTCCCGTCGACAGGCAACGGTGGTCAGGCGGCTGTCAGCGCATTCCATGATGCCGCTGAAGCGACGATTCGCACGTTCCATCTACCACCCTCGAGTGGAAGCTACGTCAAGCTCCCCACAGGCGACGAGCTGTAA
- the rsmH gene encoding 16S rRNA (cytosine(1402)-N(4))-methyltransferase RsmH produces the protein MTDSTPRDAAQLHISVMLERCVELLASALEREGAVVLDATLGMGGHTEAMLARYPGLTVVGLDRDTEALALAGERLSRFGDRFVPVHAVYDEIDRALEVAGVGAIDGALFDLGVSSLQLDEAERGFAYAQDAPLDMRMDQTAGRTAAEILAEEPEGRLRELFERYGDEPLAGRYARAIIAAREETPIVRSAQLVDILQAATPAAMLSKRHPAKRVFQALRIEVNGELSTLERAIPAAIDRLSVGGRIVVMSYQSLEDRIVKRILQARSRSTAPQGLPVELPEHRAELRLLVRGAEQASEAEREANPRAIPVRLRAAERMRERP, from the coding sequence ATGACTGATTCAACCCCACGTGACGCAGCTCAGCTGCACATTTCGGTGATGCTCGAGCGCTGCGTCGAACTCCTTGCGTCTGCATTAGAACGCGAAGGCGCCGTAGTGCTTGATGCCACCCTCGGCATGGGCGGACACACCGAGGCAATGCTTGCGAGGTATCCGGGTCTAACGGTCGTAGGGCTTGACCGGGACACAGAGGCACTTGCACTCGCAGGTGAGCGACTCTCGCGATTTGGTGACCGATTCGTTCCCGTTCACGCGGTGTACGACGAGATCGACCGCGCTCTTGAGGTTGCCGGAGTGGGCGCTATTGACGGTGCGCTCTTCGATCTCGGGGTCTCGTCGCTCCAACTTGATGAGGCCGAGCGCGGTTTTGCATACGCGCAAGATGCGCCACTCGATATGCGCATGGATCAGACAGCTGGTCGCACTGCAGCGGAGATCCTCGCAGAAGAGCCCGAGGGCAGGCTTCGGGAGCTGTTCGAGCGCTACGGTGATGAGCCACTCGCCGGGCGGTATGCGCGCGCAATCATCGCAGCACGCGAGGAAACGCCGATCGTTCGAAGTGCTCAACTCGTCGACATTCTTCAGGCAGCAACGCCAGCAGCGATGCTGAGCAAACGGCATCCGGCAAAGCGGGTATTCCAGGCCCTGCGCATTGAGGTCAACGGCGAGCTCTCGACGCTTGAGCGGGCGATTCCCGCCGCGATCGATCGACTCAGTGTCGGCGGTCGCATCGTCGTCATGTCGTACCAGTCGCTTGAAGATCGCATCGTCAAGCGCATCCTCCAGGCGCGAAGCCGATCCACCGCGCCACAGGGATTGCCAGTTGAGCTCCCTGAACATCGCGCAGAACTTCGCTTGCTCGTGCGTGGCGCCGAGCAGGCGAGTGAGGCAGAGCGTGAGGCGAACCCACGCGCTATTCCAGTGAGGCTCCGTGCCGCCGAACGTATGAGGGAGAGACCGTGA
- the mraZ gene encoding division/cell wall cluster transcriptional repressor MraZ, with the protein MFLGTFTPRLDEKGRLILPSKFRNELADGLVMTRGQERCLYVFSEHEFESMHERIRQAPVTSKQARDYLRVFLSGAHPETPDKQSRVTVPQGLREYAGLERDVAVIGAGSRAEIWDAEAWEKYLGEQESAFSEIQEEVIPGMF; encoded by the coding sequence GTGTTTCTCGGTACCTTCACGCCTCGTCTTGACGAAAAAGGCCGCCTCATCCTTCCCTCAAAATTTCGCAATGAGCTTGCCGACGGACTCGTAATGACGCGTGGGCAGGAACGTTGCCTGTACGTATTCAGTGAGCACGAGTTCGAATCGATGCACGAACGCATTCGCCAGGCGCCAGTTACCTCAAAGCAGGCGCGCGATTACCTCCGCGTGTTCTTGTCCGGCGCTCATCCGGAGACTCCCGACAAGCAGAGCCGGGTGACCGTGCCACAGGGGCTGCGCGAGTACGCCGGTCTTGAACGTGACGTTGCCGTCATCGGTGCCGGGTCACGTGCTGAGATTTGGGATGCAGAGGCATGGGAGAAGTACCTCGGCGAGCAGGAATCAGCATTCTCCGAAATTCAGGAGGAGGTGATTCCCGGCATGTTCTAG
- a CDS encoding DUF3040 domain-containing protein — protein MALSEHEQRLLDEMERRLYQSEADLLPAASGQPRRFNYRSLVLGTLLALVGIGLLIGGAAIQQFWLGLLGFIAMLGGVLVMFSKRTEIDEFEDSTSSGKRPSGSQKESLSERMERRWDERMGDGR, from the coding sequence ATGGCGCTGTCAGAACACGAACAGCGGCTGCTCGATGAGATGGAGCGCAGGCTCTACCAGAGCGAGGCCGATTTGTTGCCTGCTGCTTCTGGTCAACCTCGTCGATTCAACTACCGTTCGCTCGTGCTCGGAACGCTACTAGCGCTCGTTGGCATTGGGCTCCTTATTGGTGGCGCCGCGATCCAACAGTTCTGGCTCGGACTACTCGGCTTCATCGCGATGCTGGGCGGGGTGCTCGTCATGTTTTCGAAGCGAACTGAGATCGACGAGTTTGAAGACTCAACTTCATCGGGGAAGCGGCCGTCTGGTTCGCAGAAGGAATCACTGAGCGAACGAATGGAACGTCGCTGGGACGAACGAATGGGTGACGGGCGCTAG